From one Humulus lupulus chromosome 8, drHumLupu1.1, whole genome shotgun sequence genomic stretch:
- the LOC133796839 gene encoding peptidyl-prolyl cis-trans isomerase FKBP43-like, translating to MAFWGTEVKPGKPFTHNVDDTRGRLHISMASLGMGKATTKSVLQCNVGNKSPVFLCSLYPEKTESLQLNLEFEEVDEVVFSVVGPRSIHLSGYYLGSGGRIRGISEESESYGEDIADTDTQISDNSEEEEEFEDSFINDEDPEVFPPSPVYSDGDGVSKECGLEDGLDDKKRPDGKRNRRRLRKKYQLVESDDEEQSPKMNKSNGRTAVPVLDCDDEDNFPIFSCIKNRAAKKSKMNGEENAVKGTDEISNKMTEDDGNYNAESKGNTDDIVLGDQPTRQSDLPVDPLPSEVGHISNGISKKRKERSAEGSSESDKAYCDNVLNEVKMQQCEANTEDGQMQMMAHVNQTELPNVLTLRSTEVGHENDQKRKKKKKRKEQKNENKFSDVDSASLMNDVKENKDLQDDSRVASVGEDLSVKSEQIWESANDQSFDHESHGFTDKNQSEDKKVKKTKKKSRVKENGVVVNTDTLLLVEENNTSMKDKEPKTLQVRTLQNGLVVEELELGEQDGKVAFSKKKISVHYVGKLKNGEVVDSNVGSDPFKFRLGAGKVIQGWDVGLEGMRVGEKRRLTVPPPMGYGSEGDGKNIPPNSWLVYEVALVKVH from the exons ATGGCTTTCTGGG GAACTGAAGTAAAACCCGGAAAGCCTTTCACTCATAATGTCGATGATACGAGAGGTCGGCTCCATATTTCGATG GCGTCACTAGGGATGGGGAAAGCAACAACGAAAAGCGTTCTTCAGTGTAATGTAGGAAACAAGAGCCCTGTTTTTCTATGCTCTTTGTATCCTGAGAAGACCGAGTCATTGCAACTGAATTTGGAATTTGAGGAGGTTGATGAAGTTGTCTTCTCTGTTGTTGGTCCTCGGAGTATTCACCTCTCTGGCTACTATTTAGGTAGTGGTGGTCGAATTCGTGGTATAAGTGAAGAATC AGAATCATATGGTGAAGATATAGCTGACACAGACACCCAGATATCTGATaacagtgaagaagaagaagagtttgAAGATAGCTTCATTAATGATGAGGACCCAGAAGTGTTCCCACCTTCTCCTGTTTATAGTGATGGAGATGGAG TGTCCAAAGAGTGTGGTTTAGAGGATGGTCTGGATGATAAGAAACGTCCGGATGGAAAGAGAAATCGCAGACGACTTAGGAAGAAGTACCAACTAGTTGAGTCTGATGATGAGGAACAATCCCCAAAGATGAATAAGTCGAATGGTAGAACTGCAGTTCCAGTATTGGACTGTGACGATGAAGATAACTTCCCAATCTTCTCTTGTATTAAGAATCGAGCTGCTAAAAAAAGTAAAATGAATGGTGAAGAAAATGCTGTCAAGGGAACTGATGAAATCTCCAACAAGATGACAGAAGATGATGGAAATTATAATGCTGAATCAAAAGGAAACACTGATGATATTGTTCTAGGTGATCAGCCAACAAG GCAATCTGATTTGCCAGTTGATCCATTGCCTTCAGAAGTGGGCCATATAAGTAATGGAATATCAAAGAAGAGGAAAGAGCGGTCAGCTGAGGGGTCTAGTGAAAGTGACAAGGCCTACTGTGATAATGTTCTAAATGAAGTCAAAATGCAGCAATGTGAAGCAAATACTGAAGATGGACAAATGCAGATGATGGCTCATGTTAA TCAAACTGAATTGCCGAATGTCTTGACACTTCGTTCTACCGAGGTGGGCCATGAAAATGACCAGAAacggaagaaaaagaagaaaaggaaagagCAGAAGAATGAGAATAAATTTTCTGATGTTGACAGTGCAAGCCTAATGAATGATGTAAAAGAGAATAAAGACCTACAAGATGATTCAAGAGTTGCCAGCGTTGGCGAGGATCTATCCGTAAAAAGTGAACAAATTTGGGAATCAGCCAATGATCA GAGTTTTGATCATGAATCCCATGGATTTACTGACAAAAACCAATCTGAAGATAAGAAAGttaagaagacaaagaaaaagaGTAGAGTAAAAGAGAATGGGGTGGTGGTCAACACAGATACTCTGTTATTGGTTGAAGAAAATAACACTTCTATGAAGGATAAGGAACCTAAAACATTACAGGTTCGAACCCTTCAGAATGGATTGGTTGTTGAAGAGCTAGAATTGGGCGAACAAGATGGGAAAGTGGCTTTTTCTAAGAAAAAG ATAAGTGTCCATTATGTTGGAAAGTTGAAGAATGGAGAAGTTGTTGACTCAAATGTTGGCAGTGATCCTTTCAAGTTTCGCCTAG GTGCAGGAAAAGTCATACAGGGTTGGGATGTTGGTCTTGAAG GTATGCGAGTTGGAGAAAAGAGAAGACTTACTGTACCCCCACCAATGGG TTATGGGAGCGAAGGAGATGGTAAAAATATTCCGCCAAACTCATGGCTTGTTTACGAAGTTGCATTGGTCAAAGTCCATTGA
- the LOC133796841 gene encoding uncharacterized protein LOC133796841, translating to MEEVLRMASMATPSPTIFCYNKAKKISKLPRIVKCQQSLEEPNNGKVPDPITRREIILRSSEFAMVGAIFNFSGKKPDYLGVQKNQPALALCPATKNCVSTSESVADLTHYAPPWNYNGGRKFPVSREVAMEELLEVIKSTKPDKFTPMVLEKKDDYVRVEYQSPILGFVDDVEFWFPPGKDSIVEYRSASRLGSFDFDVNRKRIKALRQELEKKGWSSQDSF from the exons ATGGAGGAGGTTCTAAGAATGGCTTCCATGGCGACCCCAAGCCCAACCATCTTCTGTTACAACAAAGCGAAGAAGATTTCGAAGCTTCCTCGTATTGTAAAATGTCAACAATCACTTGAAGAGCCAAACAACGGCAAAGTCCCTGACCCGATTACTCGAAG AGAAATCATTCTGAGGAGCAGTGAATTTGCCATGGTCGGTGCCATTTTCAACTTCAG TGGGAAAAAGCCTGATTATCTTGGGGTACAGAAAAACCAGCCGGCTCTGGCTCTGTGTCCGGCTACTAAAAATTGCGTTTCAACCTCTGAGAGCGTTGCTGATCTAACTCATTACGCTCCGCCATG GAACTACAATGGTGGTAGGAAATTTCCTGTAAGCAGAGAGGTGGCAATGGAGGAACTTCTTGAAGTG ATAAAATCAACAAAACCAGACAAGTTCACACCGATGGTATTGGAAAAGAAAGATGATTATGTGAGAGTTGAATACCAAAGCCCCATTCTTGGT TTTGTGGATGACGTCGAGTTTTGGTTCCCTCCTGGGAAGGATTCCATTGTGGAGTATCGGTCAGCCTCGCGGCTTGGCAGCTTTGATTTTGATGTCAACAGAAAGAGAATCAAG GCATTGCGACAAGAGTTAGAAAAGAAAGGATGGTCTTCTCAAGATAGCTTCTGA
- the LOC133796840 gene encoding proteasome subunit beta type-1 yields MNKQHANWSPYDNNGGSCVAIAGADYCVIAADTRMSTGYNVLTRDYSKICKLADKSVMASSGFQADVRALQKQLDAKHLIYQHQHNKQMSCPAMAQLLSNTLYYKRFFPYYSFNVLGGLDNEGKGCVFTYDAVGSYEKVGYSSQGSGSTLIMPVLDKRLKAPSPLLLPAQDAVTPLSEAEAIDLVKTVFVAATERDIYTGDRVEIVILNADGIRREHMELRKD; encoded by the exons ATGAACAAGCAACACGCTAACTGGTCCCCGTACGACAACAATGGCGG ATCCTGTGTGGCAATCGCGGGAGCGGATTACTGTGTGATCGCCGCCGATACTCGGATGTCGACCGGTTATAATGTTCTTACCCGGGATTACTCGAAAATCTGCAAACT AGCTGATAAATCTGTGATGGCTTCATCTGGTTTTCAAGCTGATGTGAGAGCTTTACAGAAGCAATTGGATGCTAAACATTTG ATTTATCAACATCAACATAACAAACAAATGAGCTGCCCTGCTATGGCCCAATTGTTGTCAAACACTCTCTACTACAAACGTTTCTTTCCTTACTACTCATTCAATGTTTTAGGTGGTCTCGATAACGAAG GCAAGGGTTGCGTCTTCACATACGATGCTGTTGGTTCCTACGAGAAGGTTGGATATAGCTCTCAAGGTTCTGGTTCAACACTTATCATGCCTGTTTTGGATAAGCGTCTAAAGGCTCCCAGCCCTCTTCTATTGCCTGCTCAG GATGCTGTCACTCCACTTTCTGAAGCAGAAGCAATTGATTTGGTGAAAACAGTTTTTGTTGCTGCAACTGAGAGAGATATATACACT GGAGACAGGGTTGAAATTGTCATCCTTAATGCTGATGGTATACGACGTGAACATATGGAACTCAGGAAAGATTAA
- the LOC133796842 gene encoding uncharacterized protein LOC133796842 yields the protein MNTISVCNASTSGCATLPPVPSLFFGRDTDHLQSLKPKLSFRPISFKWPIIRACASASEIDMFKNKQGVYAPKQKKVVILWDLDNKPPRGPPYEAAMALKQVAQQFGEVVDASAYANRHAFIHLPQWVMEQRRERKHLDILERKGVVKPPDTETYVCKVCGRKCKTNLDLKKHFKQLHERERQKKLNRMRSLKGKKRQRFKERYIAGNHKYNEAARSLLTPKVGYGLASELRRAGVFVKTVEDKPQAADWALKKQMQHSMSRGIDWLFLVSDDSDFSEMLRRARDANLGTVVVGDWDRALGRHADVWVPWTGVENGEISEKDLVPRSRRSSELFDGDDNDDDGLFSAGDFDQGLEIDSRLDKVVDELVVSSSQFNGVRISAFSEGEEENDDWVAEEMGEDYLLGDTDDDEDSEDEDGIF from the coding sequence ATGAACACCATAAGCGTATGCAACGCTTCAACCAGTGGCTGCGCCACCCTTCCACCTGTTCCTTCACTCTTCTTCGGCCGTGACACTGACCACCTTCAATCCCTCAAACCCAAGCTCTCATTTCGACCCATCTCCTTCAAATGGCCAATCATCAGAGCCTGCGCCTCTGCCTCCGAAATCGACATGTTCAAGAACAAGCAAGGCGTTTACGCCCCTAAGCAGAAGAAGGTAGTCATCCTCTGGGACCTCGATAACAAACCCCCTCGTGGTCCTCCTTACGAGGCTGCCATGGCGCTCAAGCAGGTCGCCCAGCAGTTCGGCGAAGTGGTCGACGCCTCCGCCTACGCAAACCGCCACGCCTTCATCCACTTACCCCAATGGGTCATGGAGCAGCGACGCGAGCGAAAACACCTTGATATTCTTGAGCGCAAGGGAGTGGTCAAACCCCCGGACACTGAGACCTACGTTTGCAAGGTCTGTGGCCGCAAGTGTAAGACCAATTTGGACCTTAAGAAACACTTCAAGCAGCTCCACGAGCGCGAGCGCCAGAAGAAGCTGAATCGAATGCGATCGCTTAAGGGCAAGAAACGACAGCGTTTCAAGGAGCGCTACATAGCCGGGAACCACAAGTACAACGAGGCTGCGAGGTCTTTGCTTACTCCCAAGGTTGGGTACGGCTTGGCGTCAGAGCTTAGGCGTGCTGGGGTATTTGTTAAGACGGTGGAGGATAAGCCCCAAGCCGCGGATTGGGCTTTGAAGAAGCAAATGCAGCATTCTATGAGCCGAGGGATTGACTGGTTGTTTTTGGTCTCGGACGATTCTGATTTTTCAGAGATGTTGAGGAGGGCTAGGGATGCAAATTTGGGGACCGTGGTGGTCGGGGATTGGGATAGGGCCTTAGGGAGGCATGCTGATGTGTGGGTGCCCTGGACTGGGGTTGAGAATGGGGAGATTTCAGAGAAGGATTTGGTGCCCAGGAGTCGGAGAAGTAGTGAGCTTTTTGATGgcgatgataatgatgatgatgggTTATTTTCAGCTGGGGATTTTGATCAAGGTTTGGAGATTGACAGTCGTCTAGATAAGGTAGTGGATGAACTTGTGGTGTCGAGTTCTCAGTTTAATGGTGTGAGAATTTCTGCATTTTCTGAAGGGGAAGAGGAAAATGATGATTGGGTTGCAGAGGAAATGGGCGAGGACTATTTGTTGGGAGATACCGATGATGATGAAGATTCGGAGGATGAAGATGGGATTTTTTGA